In the Helianthus annuus cultivar XRQ/B chromosome 11, HanXRQr2.0-SUNRISE, whole genome shotgun sequence genome, one interval contains:
- the LOC110887962 gene encoding G-type lectin S-receptor-like serine/threonine-protein kinase At4g27290: MKENYHYYKMIVFNRKFKITEHKPLSDVTDAFSSDVIGSLPTGIRMSKIKLIFGFLALYALIPRTHAADTISANQILRYNETITSLKETFELGFFNPGNSTNHYVGIWYKKISIKTVVWVANRNTPLTDTSGELTLTLQGVLILRDTTKGNVVWSSANSSTMSVKNPVGLLLDTGNFIIHEEGEGINQEDPIWQSFDFMTDTLLPGMKQGRNLITGIDRRFTSWKSPNDPAFGEFSYWIDNRGYPQLFITEGREIRHRAGPWNGLRFSGISNMRSNPFYNFTFVVNQREIYYQYNLIDTSFITRLVLQPSGRIERKLWVDSKQEWSLYLTWQNDICDQYAVCGPFGSCNIGKSPVCECLKGFEPTSPDQWKITNWSQGCRHSIPLDCNPGEGFNKYSNLKLPDTRESWYNHTMTLVECEKMCKSNCSCTAYANSNISGTGSGCFLWFGGLVDIRTTAENGDTIYIRLSSSELDSIEKSRRSSAGRRVRVIVPIALVVLVIPVSICLFYHFNRKKQQQQGTSSKKFRHDPENGSGDEDLELLLFGFSKILKATNNFSMNNKLGEGGFGPVCKGVLEDGKEIAVKRLAKTSTQGLHEFKNEVILISKLQHRNLVKLLSCCIERDEVMLIYEYMPNKGLDSFIFDKTRKWLLDWPTRYHIIIGVARGLLYLHQDSRLRIIHRDLKVSNILLDKEMNPKISDFGTARSFGGNQIEAKTNRVVGTYGYMAPEYAGGGIFSIKSDVYSFGVLLLEVVCGVKNRGFVHKEHCNNLIGHAWVLYNENRSLELVAKCLGESINVSQVLRSIHVALLCVQRHPEDRPSMTSVIVLLGSEGPLPSPKEPGFYVGNTTGDDAQSSHSPETSSDNELSITVLNGR, encoded by the exons ATGAAAGAGAATTATCATTACTACAAGATGATCGTCTTCAACCGGAAGTTCAAGATCACCGAACATAAGCCACTCTCGGACGTCACCGACGCCTTCAGTTCCGATGTCATCGGCTCACTTCCGACG GGAATAAGAATGTCCAAGATTAAGTTGATCTTTGGCTTCCTTGCACTTTATGCATTAATACCACGTACCCATGCTGCAGATACCATATCTGCAAACCAAATCCTTAGATATAACGAAACGATTACTTCGCTAAAAGAAACCTTCGAACTTGGTTTCTTTAACCCCGGTAACTCCACAAACCATTATGTCGGAATTTGGTACAAGAAAATATCCATCAAAACTGTTGTATGGGTGGCCAACAGGAACACACCACTCACCGATACATCTGGTGAGCTGACACTCACCCTTCAGGGAGTTTTAATTCTCCGGGATACCACCAAGGGTAATGTAGTATGGTCGTCAGCAAACTCATCAACGATGTCAGTGAAAAATCCAGTTGGCCTGCTTCTTGATACAGGCAACTTTATAATTCACGAGGAAGGTGAGGGCATCAATCAAGAAGATCCCATATGGCAAAGTTTCGACTTTATGACAGACACTTTACTTCCCGGAATGAAGCAAGGCAGGAATTTGATCACGGGGATTGATAGACGCTTCACGTCATGGAAATCCCCCAATGATCCGGCTTTCGGTGAGTTTTCTTATTGGATTGATAATAGAGGTTACCCTCAGCTGTTTATAACGGAAGGCCGGGAAATAAGGCATAGGGCAGGTCCATGGAATGGACTAAGGTTTTCCGGAATTTCTAACATGAGATCTAACCCTTTTTACAATTTCACCTTTGTTGTTAATCAGAGAGAAATTTACTACCAATATAATCTTATAGATACTTCATTCATTACAAGGCTGGTGTTACAACCAAGTGGTCGTATAGAGCGCAAGTTATGGGTTGATAGCAAACAAGAATGGAGCCTTTATTTGACATGGCAAAATGATATATGTGATCAATACGCGGTGTGCGGGCCATTTGGGAGCTGCAACATTGGCAAGTCCCCTGTTTGTGAATGCTTGAAGGGATTTGAACCCACATCCCCTGATCAGTGGAAGATTACAAATTGGTCACAAGGGTGTCGACATAGTATCCCTTTGGATTGTAACCCAGGGGAAGGGTTCAACAAATATTCAAATTTGAAGTTACCCGACACTCGGGAGTCATGGTATAACCATACCATGACCCTTGTAGAGTGTGAGAAGATGTGTAAAAGCAATTGCTCATGTACTGCTTACGCAAATTCCAACATATCAGGGACGGGAAGCGGTTGCTTCCTATGGTTTGGTGGCCTAGTTGATATCAGAACAACTGCTGAAAATGGAGATACTATTTATATACGATTGTCATCTTCTGAGTTAG ATTCAATAGAAAAGAGTAGGCGCTCAAGTGCAGGGAGAAGAGTACGAGTTATTGTCCCCATAGCACTTGTAGTTTTGGTCATACCAGTTTCTATATgcttattttatcattttaataGGAAGAAGCAACAGCAACAAG GGACATCTAGCAAGAAGTTTAGACATGATCCTGAAAACGGAAGTGGTGATGAAGATCTAGAGCTACTACTATTTGGCTTTTCTAAAATACTTAAAGCGACAAACAACTTTTCAATGAACAACAAACTTGGAGAAGGCGGTTTTGGACCTGTTTGCAAG GGTGTACTCGAAGACGGGAAGGAAATAGCAGTGAAGCGGCTAGCAAAAACATCCACTCAAGGCCTTCATGAGTTCAAGAATGAAGTCATCTTGATATCTAAACTACAGCATCGCAATCTTGTCAAACTCTTGAGTTGTTGCATAGAAAGAGATGAAGTGATGCTAATTTATGAATACATGCCAAACAAAGGCCTTGATTCCTTCATATTTG ATAAAACTCGAAAGTGGCTCCTTGATTGGCCTACACGTTACCACATTATCATTGGAGTTGCTCGTGGACTTCTTTATCTTCACCAGGATTCTCGGCTCAGAATCATACATAGAGATCTTAAAGTTAGCAATATTTTGCTTGACAAAGAAATGAACCCAAAGATATCAGATTTTGGAACTGCTAGATCTTTTGGTGGAAATCAGATAGAGGCGAAAACAAACAGAGTAGTTGGAACATA TGGCTACATGGCGCCAGAGTATGCAGGAGGTGGTATTTTTTCGATAAAATCCGATGTATATAGCTTCGGCGTGTTACTACTGGAAGTTGTGTGTGGGGTGAAAAATAGAGGATTTGTCCACAAAGAACATTGTAACAACCTTATTGGACAT GCATGGGTACTCTATAATGAAAACAGATCCTTGGAATTAGTTGCTAAGTGCCTAGGTGAATCAATCAATGTGTCTCAGGTTTTACGATCCATCCATGTTGCTTTGTTGTGTGTTCAACGCCACCCAGAAGATAGACCGAGTATGACTTCTGTGATCGTGTTGTTGGGGAGTGAGGGTCCATTACCTTCACCCAAAGAACCAGGATTTTACGTTGGAAATACTACGGGAGATGATGCACAATCTTCACACTCACCTGAAACAAGTTCTGACAATGAACTAAGCATTACAGTGTTGAATGGTAGATAA